One window of the Aptenodytes patagonicus chromosome 17, bAptPat1.pri.cur, whole genome shotgun sequence genome contains the following:
- the ALKBH4 gene encoding alpha-ketoglutarate-dependent dioxygenase alkB homolog 4, which produces MEAAGRGEGPGCGCKGIRSCLLCEGPAQAAPPPQGEENFTYCPATGLAKGNERSEFAGWAFPFPGVFLTGEFISEDEESEIVELMDRDDWKPSQSGRKKQDYGPKVNFKKQRLKAGSFTGLPSFSEKIVAQMKACSVLGGFLPVEQCNLDYMPERGSAIDPHFDDWWLWGERLVSLNLLSKTVLSMSCDSEDSIQLFPTFSKENGELSPPGSFAQTSACKNSGEEGISCILSPRLVPSKEVTVAIHLPRRSLVVLYGDARYKWKHAIYRKHIEHRRICVTFRELSAEFSTGGRHEELGKELLEIALSFQGRPV; this is translated from the exons ATGGAGGCGGCGGGCCGCGGCGAAGGGCCGGGCTGCGGCTGCAAGGGGATCCGCTCTTGCTTGCTCTGCGAGGGGCCCGCGCAGGCCGCTCCGCCCCCGCAG ggagaagaaaatttCACTTACTGTCCAGCAACAGGCCTAGCTAAAGGAAACGAGCGCTCGGAATTTGCTGGCTGGGCATTTCCATTTCCAGGGGTGTTTCTGACGGGGGAGTTCATTAGCGAAGATGAAGAATCTGAGATAGTTGAACTGATGGATCGAGATGACTGGAAGCCATCACAGTCCGGCCGAAAGAAACAG GACTATGGACCCAAAGTGAACTTCAAGAAACAAAGGCTGAAAGCTGGCAGCTTTACCGGTTTGCCAAGTTTTAGTGAAAAGATTGTGGCACAAATGAAGGCCTGCTCTGTACTAGGTGGTTTCTTACCTGTTGAACAATGTAATCTGGACTACATGCCAGAAAGAGGTTCTGCCATCGACCCACATTTTGATGACTGGTGGCTTTGGGGAGAGCGTCTCGTTAGCTTAAACTTGCTCTCAAAAACCGTCCTATCCATGTCTTGTGATTCAGAGGACAGCATCCAATTATTTCccactttcagtaaagaaaacgGGGAATTAAGTCCCCCTGGATCTTTTGCACAGACGTCAGCGTGCAAAAATTCAGGCGAAGAGGGAATCAGCTGCATTTTATCCCCAAGGCTTGTTCCAAGTAAAGAGGTGACTGTTGCCATTCACTTACCCCGAAGGTCTCTGGTGGTGCTGTACGGTGACGCACGGTACAAGTGGAAACACGCGATTTACCGCAAGCATATAGAGCATCGCCGAATCTGTGTCACGTTCAGGGAGCTGTCTGCGGAGTTCAGCACCGGAGGAAGGCATGAGGAACTGGGTAAAGAACTGCTAGAAATAGCTCTTTCATTTCAAGGAAGACCAGTGTGA
- the LRWD1 gene encoding leucine-rich repeat and WD repeat-containing protein 1 has product MSKITTELLLERAVPRSTRLRKIETLNLSKLQLKTGDLDPRLFSRLRHLQKLDLSDNLLDKFPNSLTLPDLRVLNCNNNKLEDVTALKQFPLLEELTYENNVYLTLNDDYKVMFLLQNLRLLNGKDITKLANHVRRVNSRKLTSKVTAHWEKFFRDQLPEKYTAEQVKSIKKKFLKSVQTNVVYGPSSLSEFTRWRVKMIAEEFLAYSLGLELNTDPEPEEKMDENEEESTESPREAAEDAGQVTVTPSKRKRNHSKPGSGNKRSKSQANTKEEAAVNPRKSSHVQDDPAPDKPRTSNEPAKEASPEQGAEGTHKNGEQFPKGQSNRRSSQLTGEQKSQEQDNGVVSLTPVKNSKGKEDVSAEPLHFLQCHSKGNSREDFKTQLWSCVFEPLLDCGARKDPIVSSSRTVATCGGESICLIDCETGTVLKKYKVATEEFFSVAWTTLTMVISNSRKKSHNILAAAGRRGIVKLIHVAADFCYGEIKAHKKPIATVCFSPTRETHLFTASYDKRIALWDIGIPDCDYNFKASQLLVLEALSIPLRIALVPTCSDQYLLAGCEGGCFAWNIKLDKEQKSRPFEAVFQFPDEDGGMTTSHRVDGLAFLNDDVVVSKSSKPGCIYLWSWSRSFDAKGKGCQRTVAAVILAELEWSTTDLSYLTLSTCPAKDYVFCGDEQGSVWMYNLSNYTTAWSSAKGKRTDKRIPPTQILNWPELRANGEQLTEVLINNVVSDPTFTYLVVLTSVNITAIWKKS; this is encoded by the exons atgtcaaaaattaCTACAGAACTTCTTTTGGAAAGAGCGGTTCCAAGATCTACGAGGCTCCGAAAGATCGAGACGCTGAA cttgTCCAAGCTGCAGTTGAAGACTGGAGACTTAGACCCGCGTTTGTTTTCCCGTCTGAGGCATCTGCAGAAACTAGATCTCTCTGATAATTTGCTGGACAAATTTCCCAACAGTCTAACCCTGCCTGATCTGCGTGTCCTAaactgcaacaacaacaaactggAAGATGTAACTGCTCTGAAACAGTTCCCCCTGCTCGAGGAGCTAACCTACGAGAACAATGTGTACTTGACA CTCAACGATGACTATAAAGTaatgtttcttttgcaaaatcTTCGGCTACTCAATGGCAAGGATATAACCAAACTGGCTAATCATGTGAGGCGTGTCAATAGCCGTAAGCTCACCAGCAAG GTTACCGCTCACTGGGAAAAATTCTTCCGTGACCAACTTCCTGAGAAATACACAGCTGAGCAAGTGAAGTCCATCAAGAAAAAGTTCCTGAAGTCAGTACAAACCAATGTAGTATATGGACCCAGCTCACTCAGTGAATTCACCCGCTGGCGG GTGAAAATGATTGCAGAAGAGTTTCTGGCATACTCACTGGGTCTGGAGTTAAACACAGATCCTGAACCAGAGGAAAAGATGGATGAGAATGAGGAAGAAAGTACAGAAAGCcccagggaagctgcagaggATGCGGGTCAG GTCACGGTAACGCCcagcaagaggaagagaaatcaTTCAAAACCAGGCTCTGGAAACAAGAGGTCCAAGTCCCAGGCAAACACAAAGGAGGAGGCTGCAGTTAATCCCAGAAAGTCCAGTCATGTGCAGGATGACCCAGCTCCTGATAAACCAAGAACATCGAACGAGCCAGCCAAAGAGGCAAGCCCTGAGCAGGGAGCTGAAGGGACACATAAGAATGGAGAGCAGTTTCCCAAGGGGCAAAGCAACAGAAGATCCAGCCAGCTGACAGGGGAACAGAAAAGCCAGGAGCAGGACAACGGAGTTGTCAGCTTGACCCCAGTGAAGAACTCCAAGGGCAAG GAGGATGTCAGTGCAGAGCCATTGCATTTTCTTCAGTGTCACAGTAAAGGCAACAGCCGCGAGGATTTTAAAACGCAGCTCTGGTCCTGTGTCTTCGAGCCATTGCTAGACTGTGGAGCCAGGAAAG ATCCCATTGTGAGCTCCTCCAGAACCGTGGCGACATGTGGAGGGGAATCCATCTGCCTGATTGATTGTGAGACAGGGACGGTGCTGAAAAAGTATAAGGTGGCTACAGAG GAGTTTTTCAGTGTGGCGTGGACAACCCTCACAATGGTAATCAGCAACAGTCGGAAAAAATCTCATAATATCTTGGcggctgctgggaggagagggatcGTCAAACTGATTCATGTGGCAGCTGACTTCTGCTACGGGGAGATAAAGGCTCATAAAAAGCCCATTGCTACTGTCTGCTTCAGCCCAACTCGAGAAACTCACCTCTTCA CTGCATCCTATGACAAGCGAATTGCACTCTGGGATATTGGGATTCCAGACTGTGACTACAATTTCAAAGCAAG ccagctgctggtgctggaagCGCTCTCCATTCCCTTACGGATTGCCCTGGTCCCCACCTGCTCCGATCAGTACCTGCTGGCTGGCTGTGAAGGCGGCTGCTTTGCCTGGAATATAAAACTGGATAAGGAACAAAAAAGCAG GCCTTTTGAAGCCGTATTCCAGTTCCCTGATGAGGATGGAGGCATGACAACATCTCACAGGGTTGACGGTTTGGCTTTTCTGAATGATGATGTCGTCG TTTCCAAGAGCTCTAAACCGGGATGCATATACTTATGGAGCTGGAGTCGGTCTTTTGACGCAAAGGGGAAAGGATGCCAGCGAACGGTAGCTGCAGTTATTCTAGCTGAGCTTGAGTGGTCCACGACGGACCTGTCCTACCTGACGCTCAGCACCTGCCCAG CAAAAGACTACGTGTTCTGTGGCGACGAGCAGGGAAGTGTGTGGATGTACAACCTCTCAAACTACACCACAGCGTggagctctgcaaagggaaaacGCACAGACAAGAGGATCCCTCCCACACAG